The following coding sequences are from one Deinococcus aerius window:
- a CDS encoding BTAD domain-containing putative transcriptional regulator — MNSDSWHIQLLGPVHLRGPGGLEQRPERKLAACLAYLALEGATGRGRLVGLLWPDSPEHTARNNLSQMLRKLRLFAGTDLITGGDLLELSRGVEVDAARVRDHFARGRTAELLATGGELLAGLRYDDCPDLDDWVSTERERLTEWRGLALRAEITRLEGTGEYAAALVQARALLDLDPVSEEAWRHVMRLHYLAGDRPAALRAYQRCKDVLWREFQAEPLPETAQLAREIDRGTVPALAPARVAALPLAVLRPPHLIGREEEWARLDEAWERGQMIYVEGDPGVGKTRLITDFAASKGAFIEFRGRPGDIHQPFTSSARNYRMLVERLPGLQIEPWVRQELGRVLPEYAPPGPPPEPLGSGADVLRYRQAMMRLCLQAYAGIATVVADDLHFYDHPSTRDGLYFFANMFAAGRDPENPFPRVIGAYRTGELRPEVARDTEDLVRQGVAIHIRLRPLGEDLLNALMDDLGVPGNPALRQRLAGYSGGNPLFLLEIVKHLIESGTFARGDLSGVELPITARVGEVISRRLSRLSAPALQAARAAAVLQSDFDVELVAEMLGAPLLDTAAAWEELEAAGVVRGHGFWHDLVYEAVSAGIPASVRTLLHRAAARTLERAGGHVARVARHWQEGGKPDQAAPAFLRAAREAQDHYQLTEAAGFYAQAGAAFEALGRKEEAAAARSEAARVQDQLLVAGVQ; from the coding sequence ATGAATTCCGACTCCTGGCATATTCAATTGCTCGGCCCGGTTCACCTCCGGGGGCCAGGTGGCCTGGAGCAGCGGCCCGAACGCAAGCTCGCGGCGTGCCTGGCGTACCTGGCGCTGGAGGGAGCCACCGGGCGCGGGCGCCTCGTGGGCCTGCTGTGGCCCGACTCACCCGAACACACGGCCCGGAACAACCTCTCGCAGATGCTGCGCAAGCTGCGCCTCTTCGCGGGCACCGACCTCATCACGGGTGGTGACCTGCTGGAGCTGTCCCGGGGGGTGGAGGTGGACGCGGCCCGGGTGCGCGACCATTTCGCCCGGGGGCGAACGGCCGAACTCCTGGCAACGGGGGGCGAACTGCTCGCCGGGTTGCGCTACGACGACTGCCCCGACCTCGACGACTGGGTGAGCACTGAGCGCGAGCGCCTGACCGAGTGGCGCGGCCTCGCGCTGCGGGCCGAGATCACCCGGCTGGAGGGGACCGGGGAGTACGCGGCGGCCCTCGTGCAGGCCCGGGCGCTGCTGGACCTCGACCCGGTGTCGGAGGAGGCGTGGCGCCACGTCATGCGGCTGCACTACCTCGCCGGGGACCGCCCGGCGGCGCTGCGGGCGTATCAGCGGTGCAAGGACGTGCTGTGGCGCGAGTTCCAGGCCGAGCCGCTGCCGGAGACCGCGCAGCTCGCCCGCGAGATCGACCGGGGCACCGTGCCCGCCCTGGCCCCGGCCCGCGTGGCGGCCCTGCCACTGGCCGTGCTGCGCCCGCCGCACCTGATCGGACGCGAAGAGGAGTGGGCGCGGCTCGACGAGGCCTGGGAGCGCGGCCAGATGATCTACGTGGAGGGCGACCCCGGCGTGGGCAAGACGCGGCTCATCACCGACTTCGCGGCGAGCAAGGGGGCGTTCATCGAGTTCCGGGGGCGGCCCGGAGACATCCACCAGCCGTTCACCAGCTCGGCGCGCAACTACCGGATGCTCGTGGAACGCCTGCCGGGCCTCCAGATCGAGCCCTGGGTCCGGCAGGAGCTGGGCCGGGTGCTGCCCGAGTACGCGCCCCCTGGGCCGCCGCCCGAACCGCTGGGTTCCGGGGCCGACGTGCTGCGCTACCGCCAGGCCATGATGAGGCTGTGCCTCCAGGCATACGCGGGCATCGCGACCGTCGTGGCCGATGACCTGCACTTCTACGACCACCCCTCGACCCGCGACGGCCTGTACTTCTTCGCCAACATGTTCGCCGCCGGGCGCGACCCCGAGAACCCCTTTCCGCGCGTGATCGGCGCCTACCGCACCGGGGAGCTCAGGCCCGAGGTGGCGCGCGATACGGAGGACCTCGTGCGGCAGGGCGTCGCCATCCACATCCGGCTCCGGCCGCTGGGAGAAGACCTGCTGAACGCCCTGATGGACGACCTGGGGGTGCCGGGCAATCCGGCGTTGCGCCAGCGGCTCGCGGGGTACTCCGGCGGCAACCCCCTCTTCCTGCTGGAGATCGTCAAGCACCTCATCGAGAGCGGCACCTTCGCGCGCGGCGACCTCTCCGGAGTGGAGCTGCCCATCACCGCCCGGGTCGGCGAGGTGATCTCGCGCCGACTCTCCCGCCTCTCGGCCCCCGCGCTCCAGGCGGCGCGGGCGGCGGCGGTCTTGCAGAGCGACTTCGACGTGGAACTCGTCGCCGAGATGCTGGGCGCGCCCCTGCTGGACACTGCCGCCGCATGGGAGGAGCTGGAGGCCGCCGGGGTGGTGCGCGGCCACGGCTTCTGGCATGACCTGGTGTACGAGGCGGTGAGCGCGGGCATCCCCGCCAGCGTGCGGACCCTGCTGCACCGCGCGGCGGCCCGCACCCTGGAGCGTGCCGGAGGCCACGTGGCGCGGGTGGCCCGCCACTGGCAGGAGGGCGGCAAACCCGACCAGGCCGCGCCCGCCTTCCTGCGCGCCGCCCGGGAGGCGCAGGACCACTACCAGCTCACCGAGGCCGCGGGGTTCTATGCCCAGGCCGGGGCCGCCTTCGAGGCGCTGGGCCGCAAGGAAGAGGCCGCCGCCGCCCGCTCGGAGGCGGCGCGCGTGCAGGACCAACTGCTCGTCGCGGGGGTCCAGTGA